The Syngnathus scovelli strain Florida chromosome 19, RoL_Ssco_1.2, whole genome shotgun sequence region tcacattgttttttttttttggtatcttGTCAGTTGAACAACTCGGGTATGTTAGAAAAGAGACAAGGTGAGGCATTTCATTCAAAATTGCCCTGCTTCGTGTCAATCTTTAAAAGTTATAAAAGGATAAGAAAGACTTGCAACAGATCGAGACAACTCACTTCAGTCAATTTTGCTCACGGATGTAGTTCCAAAAGAAATATTGACTAGTAACGAGGAGAGTGGTGTCTCGTTGCTGTGGCAACCCTACATAATTGCAATCAATGTTGGCGGACAAGACCAAATTCCTCAATCGGGACTACCAGACTCCAATATCTAGCGACTGCACAAAAGCACTCGTTCATTTAtgaatttgttttgaaaaatgggAAATCTCTTTGTATGCTGCAGCCCACAAATAGTTTCTCATGTTTCTGTGCTTTGGTTGTGAGGAAGTATAAAACGTATTTGGTTACATATTTCTCCGCGCCATCGAAATATTTGGCAAGAAATTCTGACTACGTATACGTATGTTGACATCTTCCAGAATATGACATTTTCATTTGGTCACTTTCAAACGGTTTGGATTTAGCAAGATAGCTCCGTGTTCAAAAATGTGGTATGAAATAATAAACAAtagctttctttctttttttttggcttggcttgggttgagttgagttgagttaaaGCAAGGCAGGTGACTATTTTatacaaaaagaagaaaattaagAAAACCATCAAAATGTCTCAAAACAACGTCTTTGGGTGTCATTTAGCTTGGTTTTCATTTTTGGATAGGCTGACATGGTGAAACGCAAAAAGCCTAGtccgtgcgcgtgcgcgcgtgaGTTCAGGCACCAAGTCTCACCTTGGAAATTCTtcagccgaccgcccgcccgccagttCGGTACCATCGAGGGCCCCGGAGTAACCAAATTTGGCATCTGGAGAGCAAACTCTGCAGCCGGGCCGTTTGGTAAATATTTGTCTGAGGTTGGTTCCGTTTGGGTTCTTCTGGAAAAAAGATCTGAAAAGGTGGTCGGTCGTCATGGCTGTAATTCCGTGCGCAAATCCAATTCTCCTCTGATGTCAGATCAGAAGAAATGAACATTTGCATCACAAGTGGACACAAAAAAGAAGGCCTGAGGTGAGCAATTCCAGTTTTGGCCTGCAGTGCTTTCTCTCCACGGTGGTCGACCCATTGAGCTCTCTCTGGACTggactggcctggcctggcctggcctggcctggcctggcctggcctggcacgCTGGCATTGGCACTGGTCAAACACAAATTCAAcggaatggctttttttttttttttttttttttgggagggtggGGGGTGAGGTAGGTTGGCACAGGCAACATTAATGTTGTTCTCAACTATGGCTCAGGTATTGTGAGGTAGCTTTCTTTGGAGGTGTGCaaggttttgtttgtttgtttgtttttaaaaatggcgTCCGCATCATGGCTAACCATGACGCTGTGACCTCGGTAAGGCTTTCGCAAAGGCCGCTATGTTTCTTCCCGTCTTATTGCAGACAAACTGAAGGCAAAGTCAAGAGTTCTGTCACAACAGATTATTGGGAACGTCACGTCAGTCAGGTGTGGTGGATATTTGGCTTGCTTTTTGTCTACACCATCACATGCTGGCGTGCTGGGCGAGATTTGAGGAATATAAAACATTTTGGTTATAGAACATTCTCCCACGAGCAAGCTGATGTGACGCGCATTTAGAAAGTGACAGGACCAAATCTGGAGTGACAATACTCTGTAAAGGCTTTTTGTCGACATGCACTTATGCTTGTACGCGGGCAATCAAGGCAATACGCTTTGGTTTGACATATTAAAGTTTAGCTTAGTTGCAAATAACTggggaaaaggggggggggggggggatggggtGAGGGAGGGGGCTGTTTGACCAGCGCTAGCCTGTGCCGGTGCCAGGAAGACCCGATGAGTGTTGCTCAATGACCACTTGGCACTGCGCCGGGCAAATTGGCTGCTGCTGACAGTGAGGAGAGAAGACAAGGCATTAGATAGAGAAGAGAGCAGGAGAGTTCTCCAAAAGCATGTCAGAAGtggcccttccttccttccctccttccttcccttcTGCACTTCTTTTTGCTGAAAGCTACCTGAGGCACTGGCTCCATCCTGGCCGGGTTTGTTGCCTCCTTGTGGATGCCATTGTGGCCTGTGTTGTCACTTGGCACGGCCCAACTGTCCTGAGTCCCTTTAGCGCAAAACAAactgcaaacacattccaggaaTGAATACAGAGCTGCACCATTTGAGCAAAGATTGATCCCAATCTGACCTGCGGCGATATCCAAACATGAGGAAGATGACGCAGAAGATGATGCAGGCGGTACCGATGTGGATGCCAATGACAATGCTGCCCAGAGAGGCTTCTCCGTCCCTGCACTGGCACGGCGCGTTCTCGCCTGCAGGTAACATTTCATCTTGTACTGCTTTGTCACGCTTTGCTCCGGCTGTAGGAAGGCGTGGCCTGGcccggcctggcctggcctggcctggcctggcgcggcctggcctggcctggcctggcctggcctggcctggcctggcctggcctggcgtgCGACTCACCAGTGTTTTGGGCACTTGTGCCTTCATCTGCCAACGACACCAGCCTCTTGGTGCACTCGCTCTCCCCGTTTCCATTGTAGGccaccagtttgacttcatacaCGCCACCCGATTCTGAAAGTGAATTTGAGATCCTTTTTCAATTGTAGCAATATTTGAAATACGATCCCACCCTTTTATTGGTCAAATGGAATGAACCCAAACCGCATTGTAAACACTAGCACAATGTTATTCAAGAGACGTGTCACAATGAAATCCACGCAAGCAGAGCGAGACCTTTGACACTCCAGAGCAGAGCACTTTGCAACATTGTCTATTATTGATTCCAGACTGGAGATGACAGCGTTTCATGGCATGGCATCAATCGGCTCCATCAGTGAGCCAGGCACACGCCATGATTCCCTTTGGTCATAATCTCCGGCCTCGTTTCCAGGCCCATCTCGAGCAGTTAGAGGGTGAAGCGATGAGGAGCATACTTTCATTGTTCACACTTGACTCATATATTGTCGCATCATTTACTATTGTGTTTGCATTATTATCCCAGTAAGTGTTGTTTTTAATTGATTAAGAAATGTATACACAAAATGAAACCTCATTGAAAATTCCAACTCCATTTTTTCGGTTTTATCCATACCTCTCTGACAGCAGCATCAAATGATTTGATGCAGCACCTCATGACATGATCATTTGTGCCTATTATGGATGCCACTAGGTCTGCGATCAAATAAGGATTGCCTGCACAGTGCAGCAGGTGCTGTTTCGCACTCGTTGTTATGGGAACAGCGAGCGAGTGGTGAGCAAATTCAGAGAAATGCTGCATGCAGAAAAGAAGGGAAAAGGAATCTTCCAAAAATAATGACGTATCAATTCAACGTATCAGTTTTGGACAAGTGTCCATTAGACTAGACAGGCACGTACCCAGGTTTGATAGAACGTGGGCATTGACGTGACAGGGCAGCTGGATGGGTCCCTGGAAATCAGCATTGGGGACCCGGCGGTAGGACAGCCTGAAGCCTTCGGCTCTGCCGGCCTTACTGGGCAGCTCCCACAGTACCTGGACAGCGCTGGAGTTCAACACCTTGGTGAAGAAGGTCGGCGTTGTCGGCACTTGAAAGGATGAGGCGGAGAAGAACGCAAATGAGCAAATGCAATGGGATCGCACGCAAGCTGGAATGGAAGAAGGATTAAATCAATCTCATATTTGcttcaagtaatacataatccaATAAAAAAGACATTGAATCCAATTGTGAAGATCAGCAAAGAGGCAAAGCTGCTTGAATGGAATAAATACCAGTCCGAAGGAATACCAGTCAGTGTCCTTACCGCCACCCAGTGTTGTTGCCACCACAGTGCGAGACTGCTGACTTGCTCCGAGTGGTGAATAAGCCTTCAGATAAAGGGAGTAGGTGGTGGCTGGCTCCAGGTTGTTCACATCATGCTGAAAGGCCCCTTTGCTGATGGCTTCTTGCAGCTCCAAAGCATCTGGCtctagaaccccccccccccacacacacacacacacgcagcagcagcagcaggttaGTATTAAAGAGGAATAAATATTGACAAAGGTTTTTGGTGGTGCCACATACATACGCACCTCCTATTTTGCGGATATGCAGCACGTATCCAATAATGCCCTCAGTGACTTCAGCGGGCGGTTGGCTCCATGCGATTTGCAAAGCGGTGGTGGACAGCACGCTAGCGCTGAGGCCTTCGGGAGCGGCGGGCAAGTCTTTGGCTTGGGCCACGGCCAGTCGGGCGCTGGCCTGGTTGGTGCCGGCGCTGTTCTCGGCGATGCACTGGTAGATGGCCTCGTCCTCGGCGCCGATACGAGTCAGAGCCAGGGTACTGCGGAGGTGACGCGCAGCCTGATCAGTTTACACGCAAGCGAAAAGGTGGATAGAATAACATGCAGTCGGATAGTGCTCCTTACTGCGAGAGTCCTCCCACGTCATCACAAATAGCACTTGATTTACCTCCTCAAGATACAAAGGAATTTCTTCTAGCTCGCTCGTTCAAAATTTGCAAGGCCAAAATGTAAAGGTCAAAGAATGTCAAGGACACCAAATCAATGCCACGATAGCACTAAAAATAGATATTCTTTCCTGAGGGTGTCTATTTGTCGTATTGTATCGATTGTATTGTGGGGAGCTCATCCGTTCTCTTTAAGGCAACCGCTGCAGTATTGAAAAGAACCAAAAGGCTTTATGGAGAGCTATGAAACACTTGGGAGGTATTTTCTGTCCCAATATGACATTTGAAATAATCCACAAACAGCTTATTGCGCAATGTATACCTCTCCCGAGACAAGTGCAGCTACAGTAAAAGTGAATTGAATACGAATCATATCACACGATGGCCCATCACATGTTTCTAAAAAACATGAATAATTAATAGGGGTGGCGCTCTAAAAATACTGCAAGCGCTCCATTTTTCATCATGTTGGCATATCAATTGCCGACGATAGAATATAGAATGTATAAATAGAAAACATACGATATCTCACAATTCCTTTAAATGTGATTGGACTGATATGAAATCATTGAAAGAGGAGAAAAGGTCACATAAGATGAGCAGTGATAGTGACATGGCTTTACGTTGGCTGTGCAAAGGCGCCACCTTGTGGTGGGCCTCAGGCTTGGCAAACGACTCTTTGTAGCCAATGCACATTAGCACACGtaatgacatgacatgacatgacatgacgTGTCTACCTGTTGTTATTGGTCAACTTCACGTTGTGTCCAGGCATCAAAACCTTGCCGTTCTTCAGCCAGATGAGGTGAGGCTCGGGGACACCCTGTGCCACGCAAGTAAACACGGCACTGCCCCCTGCTGGTTTGGAAACTGACTGAGGCCACTGAAGGAACTCTGGAGGCGCTGTGGAGTGGAGGGAGGAGGTTAAATAAAGACAAAGAAAGAACTTTTTtcgacatttttcaacttaacgTATTGCTGTTTAATTATGTAGAAGAGtacaaaaaaagtaaacaatatTTCTTGTGAGAACAAACCACCTCCCTCGTGCACATACTGAACAGATGCAGAGGACTATTCTTCCAACACATTGCAATTTTGCCATCACAATAGACGTGCATATTAATGCACGGCTCCCTTTAAGCTTTTTTAAGCCCCTCCCAAAGCTCAGCATCTCATTGATGGGCTGATCTCCCATCCGCAGTGACCTCCCCAACCCCAAATTTGTGTCAACAAGATGCCCGATTTAATCAAGACATTCATCGGGGATTCTGACCTTTTTGTTTAGCTTCATCTCTttgattttttccccctcatttcTCAGCGCCTTAAAAGGAGTGATGTGTGGCCCTCTGCATGTTTGCATGTTCCTAAAATAGTTGCTCACCACATGTATTTGTCTATGTACTGAATGCAAAGACTAAACACGTCTCCAAAATGTCTGAAGTTCAATTCTTTGTTTTAATCAGCCCCTCCACTGCCCGCCCTTATGCGCGGTCATCATGCATCAAGAGGGGAGAGCTGTCCACCTCTCGGTCTGTTCATCTGTCCCAACGTCATGTTAGAAATTGTCAGGCGTCCTCAGCTGACTGCATACGGGTCGGGTCGATCCGTAGCGCGTATTGATCAGTGATTCTGTTGACCTTGAGTTTTAGCGCAGCTCATAAATCTTGCCGCCTTTTCCTTTGTTTGCATTCAGACATCTTTCCGTTGTCGTGCAAAGCACCTTTTCTTCATTTTCCTCCTTATGATGATtcatgattgaaaaaaaatcaaaaggaaAGCCTTCCCCAATCATTTAAACGAATGAATATTAGAGACAATTTGGAATTCAGTTTTTATTCGTTTTCAGAGTGCGTTGATTAGTTTCAtattagttgatttttttttattggttttagtgttcgtttttctttttttgagatCATAAAAGGGGATGAGTTCCTGGTGTGGGAAAGTTGCTGATGTTGATATAATTTATGAGAAGTGAAGGCCTTTGTGGCATCTGCATGATAAAAGATCTGCATATCTTTTTTGGAGGACTTTGCGGACAAAaccagagggagggggggggggggggaggttatGAGACAGAGGGAgtctggggattttttttttctaaacacgATTCTATAAATTGGCTGGCCGTCTTTTGTGTCTCCCCCTAAAATGGCGGTGACACCCCGGTCACCACGGCGCTCCCCCTTGTGGGATGCTATCCATCTTCCAAGCCTCCATAATTAACtaagagaccccccccccctcctcctttctcTTTTCATTTCAATGTCCGTCCCCCAGCTCAACCGTTTTCACACTATCATGCCCCCAGTCCTCCTGTCGGGGTTAGAGGTCAGAGGTCGCAGATCAGCGGTAACACcccttcccctttttctcctaaTCCATGCGCGGCGTATTGACAATTTCGTCATCCCCCGTTTTTCGCTTTTTGTTCCATCTCCCCCGAGCGACCGTGGCCGTGAACGCGCTGGTGTGAAAGCTGTCTGCTGAAATCCCACGGAAGTTGATTCTGGATGGCGTGAGATACTATGTTGTAAAGTTGCAGACGCTCAATGTGTTTAGTTGTAAACTCAGGAAGCTACATTGTGCTCAGCATTATTAACAGATGTCCACGGCTCCTTATTGTCTATCAACCAAGTGAGAAACCAGATCAATACATTAATGAATATATTAGAGATGAACTCAATTCTCTCTATACTACACCAGAGGCCCCTGCCAATCactttaagggggggggggggggagtattgATTAATATGAGCGTTGGACGCAACATCAACTGAGGGAGGAATGATGGCAAAGCTGAATCGGATTAATATAGATTCACGTGACAAAAATGATGAGGAACATCATGTTTGGAATGGAATCATCTGTATCAGCAATTCCAGACTTTAGAAATGTAATCATGTTCCGCTTTGAGAAGTATTTCTTTAACAATGCGTATCATGAGTTTTTTCTCTCAAGTTCTCAACTATGATGCCTTTAGAATACATTTATGGGTTGGTGGTGTTAGGGGGCTGCTGCTCCAGACAGCCGCCCCCGCTGAGGAGTCAGGGGCAAAGGTGGGAAGAAAGGGTGGAGCTTTGCTATTGACCCTCTCCTTCCCTTTCACTCGCTGCCGCTGCAAATTAACATGGCcaagtacacacacgcacacacgcgcgcacacacacgggtCGGGTCGCAGATGCGCCAGTCAATTATCAAAGGTGGCCATGGAAGCTGAGGGTGAGGCTGACGACACACCTCAAATTCACAGCTCGTTTATTTTTGCATGATTATttcttatttgtattttatttttctgaacCGCTATTTTTCAGAGAATTGACCTGTCATGAAATTCAATGAATACTGTGGAGTCATGGTCTAACTAAGGTTTGAAAAATACAAATGCTTGGACCTCATGGAGTGACTCTACATGATCTAGTTGCACCTACCTTGTACCACAAGTCTGCCAAGCGCCGTTCGTCTCATCCTGGTGCCCGGCCGGTTGGCAGCGCACACGTACACACCAGAGTGCTGCAGAGAAACGTCTGAGATCATCAGGTTCCCCGTTCCAAGAACCTGGATACCTTCGACTCCGATGGAGCGTCCGTCTGATGGAGTGAAAAAGCAAAGCGGCTTTGGAAAATCCACACCCGCTTCCAAGTATGTTTGAGTGGTGTTACCTAGTCTGCTCCAGGAAACGATGGGCTTGGGGTTTCCTGTGGCAATGCACTCTAAAATGGCCGTCTGATGGACAGTGATGGTTAGATTCTGAGGCCCTGACAGGATGACTGGCTCCTTGTAGATTCTTGAGGTTCCGCCTAAAAAAACATACGCTATATCTTGCACGTACCATATGCGCGGCGTGCCATCGTTGCACATCCACCTACCGGTGACGTTGAGAAGGGCCTCGTGGCTATAGCGAGTGTTTGCAATGTTGGTGGCGACACAACGGAAGACCCCGACATCGGCCTGTCTCACAGCCGTCACCTGAAGGATCCCCATGGGGAGAAGAGTGTACCTGCGTGGAGATGTGAAAAAAGTGACCTGTGATCAcaacctgtgtgtgcgtgcgtgcgtacctgTTGTCAGTGGTGCTAAGGGGCACTCTGTCTTTCTCCCAGGTAATGTTGGCCTCAGGTATTCCAGAGATCTGACACTGGAAGCGTGCAACACCTCCCTCATCTACTGCCATGGACATCGGGTGGGTGTGGAACTTGGGAAGAGCTGACAAAGGGAAGACAGACATCCAAGTGCCATCACAAATGATGTCAAGTTGACTCTTTTTGTTCATGACGAGATAAGAGCTAGAATGAGCAAGATAACCTTTCCGCTTGCTTGGCTCCCGTAAAGGTTTTCCCATGACTTAATGGATACGAGCGGAGTACGGCAACAAATTAGAGATCACCATGGAGACTCATTACACGGAGGTACGACAAGGTTGCAATAACTCTGGTAGATTAGCCATAAAGATGGCTTTTTATTGCTGTGACCCAAgtgggggcagggcagggagggAGGACACCGTACGGAGGTAGCAAAGACGGGAACAGACACTTACACGCCAAAAGGACTTTGGCCTTGCGGCTGACCAGCATGCCGTAGCGATTCTGAGCGGCGCAGTCGTACTCGCCCGTATCGGGGTCGCTGCCTTCTTTGCGTTTCTGGAAGTTGTCGATCAACAGGGTGCCGTTGGGCAGCACCCGAAGCCTGGAATTGGCGCTCAAAGGCAGCCCGTTCTTACGCCAGCTAATGTGGACGGGCTCCTGGCCCTGCACGCTGCAGTCCAACATGAGCGGGCGATCCCTCACCGCAATCACGTCTCGGGGTTCTTGCAGGAAAGACAGCTCAGAGGCCGAGCAGGCACCTGGGGAAAAACAAGGACATGGTCATTCTCCTCCTACTGTGGAAAATCAATCctcgttaaaaacaacaacaacaacctcacgttattacttttatttgacacgtttaaataaataataatcctCCCATCATCCAATTTTACTTTGATTACAGTTTGGGAATAACATCTCGATCCAAACTTCAACAAAGGAAAGCAATGTCAAATTGCAAGACAACCACATTGAACGCTTTGCTGGATGATTTGTTGCATCCATCACTTTTGCCACAAAAGAGCCAGAATGCCATCCATGCATGGAGGGCAACAATGCCTAAAAGCGGCGAGGGTCGCGGAGGTCAAGTTTAGGAGAACGTCTGTCTATACAACAAGGGGCCTCGCGCCCGCCACAATGCTGCTGTGACTGTGGTTATTTGCGCCCAGCCCCCCCAGCAAACTTTCTTGTCAACTAGCacgcatgcactcacgcataaggGCACGGCACCATCTGCCCCCTTCTTATGCATGCCCTccgccctcccctcccctcccctccctcctcgcCATCCTTTCAGATCCATCCGAGAGGTGACTTTCCCATGCCACCAGATCTCCTCCATCGCACCCGCGCGCCCTTTTGGCCGCGACCTCCCTGGGCATTTTCTCTCCGCATTAACGTGCTAATGACCTCATATGCAAAAGAGCGGCTGGCGTCGTCGCCTTCCCAGCTGCCAAGCTGGAACAATGGCAGACTGCCCTTGAACCCGCACAATGCCCGATCAGTGTCACGACCAAAGGCACCCCTCCCTTCAAATGTCAATGTCGTCCAGACGCCACGCAAGACAAAGCCGTTTGCGGCTGAACTTGACTCTGGATGCGTTTCGGTCGTCAGTAGGGTGaacatacataggtaggtgcaaCGAATGAAGACGCTTTGCACCAcgcaaaaacaaattcaaatccAAATCTAACGGCAGCAGTCGTTGGTGcgattgaaaatgacattttcagcCATTTGGCAAACATTGCTACGAGAAGCTTGGCCCCTGTCATCGAAACAGAAAGATTTCTTTTCTCATTTGATAATGAATAACTCTAAGATCGATGAATACGTTTGCACCCATATACGTACGATCCATAGAAATGTGCATCAAAGAACAGTTCGAACAGCGCTTCAAGAACCGTGAAGCTTCCCTGCAGGTTCAACACGATTGTCCCTCCTTCTCCAGATCTGCGTCATTGCTGGGACTAATGTGTCACATCATGACACGAGCATCTGCCCCCTCCATCTAATGAGAAATGTCCCCGAGCACAATCGGGCTGTCCCCCACCCAatcagctgagctgagctgagctgagctgagctgagatgGGCCCAGCTGATGAAATTCAATGCATTTTGTGGCTTAGGGTGGATGGGGGAAAGGGCCTACAATCACACTTGCTGGAGACTGACGGACGGGATCATCAACAAGGTCACTTTTTCGGGGGGGTGCGTTATCCCCATTTCAAGTGCATCTTAATGAGCCTGACAACACATGGTGTTTGGCCGTGGCTATTTTACACGAGTAGAAGACTCCTTGCTTTGATTGTAAAGTAAGCGGATGGGAAAATGTTGCGTTGATTGTCGCTTTGTTTTCTTTCCAGATGGAAGCTTCAAATCAAGCCATTTTCAATATCGTCGGGGAAGGACTAATAATGAGATTTTATTAAGGGAGGGGGTTGTCCGGcaaccccccacacgagcacccTGTGTCTGTAACCTGGAGCCCCTCGGGGTCATGAGAGAGTCAGAAGCGTCGAGGATGGATGTATGGAATGGAATGGAgtggaatggaatggaatggaatggaatggcATGGGGGAGGTACGGAAGATGTGGCCAGACTCCCGCATCTGCTATTGTTTGGCCCACCGCTGCCCGTGAACTTCACACATTTGTCCATCGCTCCAAGTCTTGGGATCAAATTTTCAGATGTGCCGTTTttgattcggcatcattccaacTGTCGTCCATGACATACATACATCTTCCTTTGAGGAAAACAAGTGGCCGGATGAATGGGCATGAAATGCATCACCCCAGGGCTTCTTTTTTGATTCACTCCAAGGGAGTTGAAGTCTTGTCGCCGCGAGGCTTTTACCAACCACTATGTTGTGCAAACACGCTTCAAGCTTTTGTCACTGCTGTGGGGGGTCTGTCACGGATCTTTTCCACAGTCTCATTCATAACAATTTAAATGGAGGCCAAGTTCAGTGTCTGAAAGAGTCACTTCAAGGCTAACACTTTCAAAATGTCTTCTGAAATGACTTATTGGAGCTCCACTCACAAAAGCCTAGAATATGTTGAAGCTTAAGCGTTTTGGAAAACTTTGCATTAGCAAGAGTCAAAAGCGGTGACTATTGAATGTGGACCCAAATTCACATTCAAAATCTAAACCATAGGTGTGAGGGcctgatacggcccgccacatcattttatgtggcccgcaaaacaAGTTGACTTTgtgacaaattgtcttcacttttaaaaaaatagagacaTTGCAACTAATGATGAGTTTGTTTACAAATAGGGATGTTAGCATTTAGGCTTTAAAGTCACGACATTGTGTCCCTGCTGTGGATTAAATTAAGGGGTGCTTCTGCTGGCCCGCCCACTCTAGCGTGGTGGACACGGCCATGGGCAGCTTTCGGCAGATTACCTCCTCACTCACACATGTTTAATAAAGTCTCAATCTGAGCGCAGATTGgcgctcgcccgcccgctcgtCTTATTGTGTGACGGTGAGGTCAAGGAAGACAGTGGAAAAGGGCAGGCAGCCTATTGTGTCCATGGCGACCACCCCTACTGCTGGCCAGGACGAGCCTACCCCCTTCTGCACAGGTCAAAGGTTATTGACTTGAACCCTTCATTAAAGACGGAGCCTCCCACACCGTCTGCCCAgcacccgtccgtccgtccgtccgtccgtccgtccgcccgcccgcaccCCTGATGCAAATTTGGGGGGAGGGTTGGGTGAAACAACACCATCAAGATGACCACGGAAAGGTCGCGATTCGGACTCATCCCTTTTTATGGCTGGTTTTGCTACTTTGGACCTGTTCTGGTCAATCAACTCCCTCCAGTCACAGGTGTATCTCCTTGCCACTTTGCTTGAATTTTCTTCTC contains the following coding sequences:
- the si:ch211-57n23.4 gene encoding immunoglobulin superfamily DCC subclass member 3, whose amino-acid sequence is MRACSASELSFLQEPRDVIAVRDRPLMLDCSVQGQEPVHISWRKNGLPLSANSRLRVLPNGTLLIDNFQKRKEGSDPDTGEYDCAAQNRYGMLVSRKAKVLLASLPKFHTHPMSMAVDEGGVARFQCQISGIPEANITWEKDRVPLSTTDNRYTLLPMGILQVTAVRQADVGVFRCVATNIANTRYSHEALLNVTGGTSRIYKEPVILSGPQNLTITVHQTAILECIATGNPKPIVSWSRLDGRSIGVEGIQVLGTGNLMISDVSLQHSGVYVCAANRPGTRMRRTALGRLVVQAPPEFLQWPQSVSKPAGGSAVFTCVAQGVPEPHLIWLKNGKVLMPGHNVKLTNNNSTLALTRIGAEDEAIYQCIAENSAGTNQASARLAVAQAKDLPAAPEGLSASVLSTTALQIAWSQPPAEVTEGIIGYVLHIRKIGEPDALELQEAISKGAFQHDVNNLEPATTYSLYLKAYSPLGASQQSRTVVATTLGGVPTTPTFFTKVLNSSAVQVLWELPSKAGRAEGFRLSYRRVPNADFQGPIQLPCHVNAHVLSNLESGGVYEVKLVAYNGNGESECTKRLVSLADEGTSAQNTGENAPCQCRDGEASLGSIVIGIHIGTACIIFCVIFLMFGYRRSLFCAKGTQDSWAVPSDNTGHNGIHKEATNPARMEPVPQQPICPAQCQVVIEQHSSGLPGTGTG